Genomic segment of Catharus ustulatus isolate bCatUst1 chromosome 3, bCatUst1.pri.v2, whole genome shotgun sequence:
CTTACTGCCTTAACTACAGGATCCTTAGCCATCTCTGTTTCTTCTCAGAATCCCTCTCTTTCCTTAAAGGCTTGTCTTCTTTGATTTTACTTGCCCTATGCCAAGATTTTGGGCACGATTACTTTGTCTTTGCATATGACTCGGTGTCTTCTATCAGATAAGGAGATCGCTATCAAAAGTGCAGAACCGAAAGTGACCTGGAGTGAACTTCCAGTTTTTTGGTAAGAGACAAAGTTTCCTGCAGCTTACGATAAATGTCTAATCGACATTAGCAGTATTAAACACTcatcaaaataagaaaatctgCTTGCTGGctgttaaaaaaataccttGTGTTTCCTCAAAACATTACCAACAAACAAGAGCCCGTTAAACTTCACTTTGGGGAAAGCCATCAATTCTGAAACAGCCTTTGGCACATACACCTAGAAATCTTTTTCTATTAAGCTGTTCAGGCCTTCATTTGAATGCCTTTGGGATTCATTTGCTCTAGAAAATATCGCCCTTGGGAATCTCATATAATCCATTATTATATAGGTTCTCTAAATAGGGGAGTTTCAGTGGAGTTACAGACTTCGGTTTTATTAGGAACACTTGCTGTTGGATGATTCAGCCCCGTGATGTGGCGGCTATGCCCAGAGGTAACTGCAGAAGCACGCCCCAGAAGGCAACAGGGAAGCTGGGAAAGCCGAACTGAATCTTTTGCGTGCATGTCCTTCTCCTCCCTCGTGCACGGAATGCTTCGGAGTGCAAACCTACAGACTCCGGCATCTTTGGGCGCCGGGCTGCGACCCCGTGCAGGGATCTGTTTGGTGCCGTTCCCTAAGGCTGGGACTAGCCTCCCCAGCGGCAGCAGCCGCGGGcccggggctggcacagccagccAAGCCGCTGCCAACAGCCGGGAGCGGGCAGGCCTGCCAGGGCGGAAGCGCTGCGGGAGGAAATCTTGGACAGCAAAGTTATTCCCTGGCAGCATCTCAACAGATTATTTTCCAGTCAGCTGCCAGCTGTCTCGCTGCCTTACCCAGAAAGCATTCCtacacagaggaagaaaaccaaagcaaaacagcaatcAGCGAAGCACACACCCCAAGTAACGCCACGCCCGGGCCCGGCCACTGCCCCGCCACGGAGCCCTCGGCCCGCGCGTTGCGCACCGCGCGGGGCACGACACAGGGTGCGCCGCAGCGGGGGAACTCCCGCCGCCTTTCTTCCCTGCCCCACCCCACGAGCTGTCGGGATTAGGGCAAGGTTTCCTCATAGCCCACTCCAAAGCCCTGCGCGCTTTTAACCCTCCCTTCCGGGGGAACGCCCGGGAGCGCCGAGCTCCGCCCGCAGCCCGGCGCGCCCCGGGCAGCGCGGTTCCCGcccgggccccgccccgcgggcCTGACGTGAGGGGCGGGCCCGGGCGGCCCCGCCACGCTGTGCCCGGCACGGGCGGCTCTGCCGGCGCTCAGGGGCGCTCCCCTCCGCCGTCCGAGCGGGGCGGCTCTCGCGGGAGGCGGCGCCATGGGGCTGCACGGCGTCAAGGCGGTGTTCTTCGATCTGGACAACACGCTGATCGACAcggcggcggccgggcggcGCGCCATCGAGGAGGTACTGCCCTTGTCCCCCTTCCGACGCGGGGCCCGCGGCCACCGcggctcccggcccggcccgggggtGCCGCGCGTGTCCcgctccctcccctgctgccacGCGGCCGGGGGCCGCTCCCGGGAGCGCGCCGCGCGGCCCCGCAGCGCCCTGACGCGCGGCCCCGCGTCCCTTGCAGGTGATAAGCGCCCTGCAGTCCAAGCACCACTACGGGGACGGAGAGGCCCGCGCCGTCTGCGACAAGGTCCAGGCCAAGCTCCTCAAGGAGTGCCACGATCCCGCCAAGATGTGCATCACAGACCTGCGGATTTCGCACTGGGAGGAGGCGATCCAGGAGACCATCGGGGGGGAGGCGAACCGCGACCTGGCGGCCGAGTGCTATTACCTGTGGAAGACGACGCGGCTGCAGCACCTGACGCTGGCCGAGGACACGCGGGCCATGCTCACCGAGCTGCGGAAAGGCCTccgcctgctgctgctcaccaaCGGCGACCGGCAGACGCAGAGGGAGAAGATCGAGGCGTGCGCCTGCCAGCCCTACTTCGATGCCATCGTTGTGGGGGGAGAGCAGAAAGAGGAGAAACCGGCG
This window contains:
- the LOC116993395 gene encoding N-acylneuraminate-9-phosphatase, whose product is MGLHGVKAVFFDLDNTLIDTAAAGRRAIEEVISALQSKHHYGDGEARAVCDKVQAKLLKECHDPAKMCITDLRISHWEEAIQETIGGEANRDLAAECYYLWKTTRLQHLTLAEDTRAMLTELRKGLRLLLLTNGDRQTQREKIEACACQPYFDAIVVGGEQKEEKPAPSIFHYCCDLLGVQPAECVMVGDSLDTDIQGGLNAGLKATVWLNKTMTAPVDTYPVPHYIISSVLDLPAVLQKMEHNINAKLETDHMAGSDEAH